A part of Neodiprion pinetum isolate iyNeoPine1 chromosome 4, iyNeoPine1.2, whole genome shotgun sequence genomic DNA contains:
- the Wdr33 gene encoding pre-mRNA 3' end processing protein WDR33 isoform X2: MSVNAQFANPPPVISLPNMSVPPPIATPNLSAPPPNLTTINTTTGGYQHRFGTHRDGNRGFFKPFRPYHAPKVIAGGQDALQDEFDGKRLRKSVMRKTVDYNAAIIKTLENRVWQRDYRDRRALQPDVIYYPDLLPPPSYVDNPINAVTTKFVKTATNKMRCPIFCMAWTPEGRRLVTGASSGEFTLWNGLTFNFETILQAHDSPVRTMVWSHNESWMVTGDHAGYVKYWQSNMNNVKMFQAHKEAIRGLSFSPTDHKLATCSDDGTVRIWDFLRCHEERILRGHGADVKCVHWHPQKSLVISGSKDNQQPVKLWDPKTGQSLATLHAHKSTVMDVKWNENGNWLVTASRDHLLKLFDLRNLSQEVQTFRGHKKEASSVAWHPSHEGLFCSGGSDGAILFWHVGADKEVGAIEQAHDSIVWTLAWHPLGHILCSGSNDHTSKFWTRNRPGDLMRDKYNLNTLPAGAAGVDDHEVADDSPVIPGMGPEDRINADGESEDKSGGIPGLDLDHAIDEGKKYANKKVPYSKPIPRNFQAQWNEMEAEDIEQVEALNAFVNQLIETTPGAVPLNEVTPNAIILYGKMIPVEQSKLAEAITKGNDAINKLVFSGEIEELREVIGSPEDVEESEDFLQDEGEIDYSKVPDIELPAPLPSSKFAQNPELLKTLNRGGKRKFDQLIGWSDGGASDRTSKIHQPVFGASLNDDLSSDTESRSGMANNSGCESNSFGMGLDEDLRHLPSDMRSMGRDEDLRFGGMGGGLGRSMMGSDKDLRSSSMNFGDKDFRQMSMHNFGMGKSNMDNDMFGDRDRESRDRSRWDDEQGGRNLNDNFNMDFPGNNNFDKRDNMPPNMGNNHNMPHMGNMGNHHNMQNINPNMSHHMSNMGPHPNMPPHMGMPNKNNPNMSSHQGMQNIDNPMPHMNNSNMPNMMHHPNMSNMPPGFGPNGMPPGNFGPNFRPPNGNFGGNQHFRPNPMAPFAPNSGPPFNNSFMQNQGPPNMRGPNAGNQGPPNFDRQGFGGPNFRGPNPGNQGQGGYGGYGGPNKNGPMHNMQGRSRGSNENNIGRGAYGNRGRGRDNDQPPRGGNSRSRDNF; encoded by the exons ATGTCTGTCAATGCTCAATTCGCCAATCCACCCCCGGTGATAAGTTTACCAAACATGTCGGTTCCACCACCCATTGCAACGCCGAATTTATCTGCACCTCCTCCTAATTTAACAACTATAAATACTACGACTGGAGGTTATCAGCACAGATTTGGTACTCACAGAGATGGAAATCGTGGTTTTTTCAAACCATTTCGACCTTATCATGCCCCGAAAGTTATAGCTGGTGGTCAAGATGCGTTACAAGATGAATTCGATGGAAAGAGACTCAGGAAATCTGTGATGCGAAAGACGGTCGACTATAATGCTGCTATTATTAAAACCTTGGAG AATCGGGTTTGGCAGCGAGACTACAGAGACAGAAGAGCTCTTCAGCCTGACGTTATATATTATCCTGACCTTCTGCCACCACCAAGCTACGTTGATAATCCAATCAACGCAGTGACaacaaaatttgtcaaaacaGCAACGAATAAAATGAGGTGTCCAATATTTTGCATGGCTTGGACCCCCGAAGGAAGAAGGCTTGTCACTGGTGCATCGAGTGGCGAATTCACATTATGGAATGGGCTTACTTTTAACTTTGAGACTATTCTACAG GCTCATGACAGCCCTGTACGTACAATGGTTTGGTCCCACAACGAAAGCTGGATGGTGACGGGCGACCACGCAGGCTACGTTAAGTACTGGCAGAGCAACATGAACAACGTCAAGATGTTTCAGGCGCACAAAGAGGCTATTAGAGGACTCAG TTTCAGTCCTACGGATCACAAGCTGGCCACTTGCAGTGATGACGGAACCGTCAGAATCTGGGACTTTCTGCGATGTCACGAGGAACGAATTCTCAGGG GTCACGGAGCGGATGTAAAGTGCGTTCATTGGCATCCGCAGAAGAGTCTCGTTATATCTGGAAGTAAAGATAATCAGCAGCCAGTCAAGTTGTGGGACCCGAAAACTGGGCAATCGCTAGCTACTCTACACGCGCACAAATCAACGGTGATGGATGTGAAGTGGAATGAGAATGGAAACTGGTTGGTCACAGCATCTCGAGATCATTTACTCAAGCTGTTTGATCTGCGAAATCTTAGTCAAGAAGTGCAAACCTTTAGGGGTCATAAAAAAGAAGCTTCAAGTGTTGCTTGGCATCCTAGTCATGAAGGACTTTTCTGTAGCGGTGGTAGCGACGGGGCCATACTCTTTTGGCACGTTGG CGCTGACAAAGAAGTTGGAGCGATAGAGCAAGCGCACGACAGTATAGTATGGACCTTGGCGTGGCATCCGCTTGGACACATATTATGTTCTGGAAGCAACGATCACACATCAAAGTTCTGGACGAGAAATAGACCAGGAGATTTGATGAGAGATAAATACAACCTGAACACTCTGCCTGCAGGAGCTGCAGGTGTTGATGATCATGAAGTTG CTGACGACTCACCAGTCATACCGGGTATGGGACCTGAAGATAGAATTAATGCTGACGGTGAATCCGAAGATAAAAGCGGCGGAATCCCAGGTCTTGACTTAGATCATGCGATTGACGAGGGAAAGAAATATGCCAATAAGAAAGTTCCTTATAGTAAACCGATACCCAGAAATTTCCAAGCGCAGTGGAATGAGATGGAAGCTGAAGATATCGAACAAGTCGAGGCATTGAATGCCTTCGTCAATCAGTTAATCGAAACGACACCTGGGGCTGTACCTTTGAACGAAGTTACACCCAACGCTATAATTTTATATGGGAAAATGATTCCGGTTGAGC AATCAAAATTAGCTGAGGCTATTACCAAAGGAAACGATGCCATAAACAAATTAGTATTTTCCGGAGAGATAGAGGAGCTTCGCGAAGTGATCGGTTCTCCTGAAGATGTGGAAGAATCCGAAGATTTCTTACAAGATGAAGGTGAAATTGATTACTCCAAAGTTCCTGACATCGAACTTCCTGCGCCGTTGCCCAGTTCCAAATTTGCGCAGAATCCAGAATTACTGAAAACATTAAACCGTGGTGGAAAGAGAAAGTTTGATCAGTTAATTGGTTGGAGTGACGGCGGTGCGAGCGACCGAACGTCTAAAATACATCAACCTGTCTTTGGGGCTTCACTGAACGATGACTTGTCTAGTGACACAGAATCGAGATCTGGAATGGCTAACAATTCCGGCTGTGAAAGTAACTCTTTCGGAATGGGTCTAGACGAAGACTTGAGACACTTGCCAAGTGACATGCGAAGCATGGGTAGAGATGAAGATTTACGATTCGGTGGTATGGGTGGTGGGTTGGGCAGGTCGATGATGGGTAGCGATAAGGACTTAAGAAGCAGTTCGATGAACTTTGGCGATAAAGATTTCAGGCAAATGTCCATGCACAATTTCGGAATGGGAAAATCAAACATGGACAATGATATGTTTGGGGATAGGGACAGAGAAAGTAGAGACAGATCAAGATGGGACGACGAGCAGGGTGGTAGAAATCTTAACGACAACTTCAACATGGATTTCCCTGGGAATAACAATTTTGACAAGCGAGACAACATGCCGCCAAACATGGGAAACAATCACAACATGCCGCACATGGGCAACATGGGTAACCATCATAACATGCAAAATATCAATCCGAACATGAGTCATCACATGTCGAATATGGGACCCCATCCGAACATGCCGCCACACATGGGTAtgccaaataaaaataatccaaatATGTCCTCGCATCAAGGAATGCAGAATATTGATAATCCAATGCCACATATGAATAACTCTAACATGCCAAACATGATGCATCACCCCAACATGTCTAATATGCCACCTGGGTTTGGGCCAAATGGAATGCCTCCAGGCAATTTTGGTCCCAATTTCAGACCTCCCAATGGAAACTTTGGGGGTAATCAACACTTCAGACCCAATCCTATGGCGCCCTTCGCGCCAAATTCTGGGCCACCCTTCAACAACTCGTTTATGCAAAATCAAGGCCCACCAAATATGCGTGGTCCCAATGCCGGGAACCAAGGACCACCAAACTTTGATCGCCAAGGTTTCGGTGGCCCAAATTTCCGTGGCCCGAACCCTGGCAATCAGGGACAAGGCGGATATGGTGGATACGGTGGGCCAAACAAAAACGGACCTATGCACAACATGCAAGGAAGATCCAGAGGCTCTAATGAAAACAATATCGGACGTGGTGCTTACGGGAATAGAGGCAGGGGTAGAGACAATGATCAACCACCCAGGGGTGGCAATTCTAGAAGCAGAGACAATTTTTGA
- the Wdr33 gene encoding uncharacterized protein Wdr33 isoform X3, which translates to MSVNAQFANPPPVISLPNMSVPPPIATPNLSAPPPNLTTINTTTGGYQHRFGTHRDGNRGFFKPFRPYHAPKVIAGGQDALQDEFDGKRLRKSVMRKTVDYNAAIIKTLENRVWQRDYRDRRALQPDVIYYPDLLPPPSYVDNPINAVTTKFVKTATNKMRCPIFCMAWTPEGRRLVTGASSGEFTLWNGLTFNFETILQAHDSPVRTMVWSHNESWMVTGDHAGYVKYWQSNMNNVKMFQAHKEAIRGLSFSPTDHKLATCSDDGTVRIWDFLRCHEERILRGHGADVKCVHWHPQKSLVISGSKDNQQPVKLWDPKTGQSLATLHAHKSTVMDVKWNENGNWLVTASRDHLLKLFDLRNLSQEVQTFRGHKKEASSVAWHPSHEGLFCSGGSDGAILFWHVGADKEVGAIEQAHDSIVWTLAWHPLGHILCSGSNDHTSKFWTRNRPGDLMRDKYNLNTLPAGAAGVDDHEVADDSPVIPGMGPEDRINADGESEDKSGGIPGLDLDHAIDEGKKYANKKVPYSKPIPRNFQAQWNEMEAEDIEQVEALNAFVNQLIETTPGAVPLNEVTPNAIILYGKMIPVEPESKLAEAITKGNDAINKLVFSGEIEELREVIGSPEDVEESEDFLQDEGEIDYSKVPDIELPAPLPSSKFAQNPELLKTLNRGGKRKFDQLIGWSDGGASDRTSKIHQPVFGASLNDDLSSDTESRSGMANNSGCESNSFGMGLDEDLRHLPSDMRSMGRDEDLRFGGMGGGLGRSMMGSDKDLRSSSMNFGDKDFRQMSMHNFGMGKSNMDNDMFGDRDRESRDRSRWDDEQGGRNLNDNFNMDFPGNNNFDKRDNMPPNMGNNHNMPHMGNMGNHHNMQNINPNMSHHMSNMGPHPNMPPHMGNFGPNFRPPNGNFGGNQHFRPNPMAPFAPNSGPPFNNSFMQNQGPPNMRGPNAGNQGPPNFDRQGFGGPNFRGPNPGNQGQGGYGGYGGPNKNGPMHNMQGRSRGSNENNIGRGAYGNRGRGRDNDQPPRGGNSRSRDNF; encoded by the exons ATGTCTGTCAATGCTCAATTCGCCAATCCACCCCCGGTGATAAGTTTACCAAACATGTCGGTTCCACCACCCATTGCAACGCCGAATTTATCTGCACCTCCTCCTAATTTAACAACTATAAATACTACGACTGGAGGTTATCAGCACAGATTTGGTACTCACAGAGATGGAAATCGTGGTTTTTTCAAACCATTTCGACCTTATCATGCCCCGAAAGTTATAGCTGGTGGTCAAGATGCGTTACAAGATGAATTCGATGGAAAGAGACTCAGGAAATCTGTGATGCGAAAGACGGTCGACTATAATGCTGCTATTATTAAAACCTTGGAG AATCGGGTTTGGCAGCGAGACTACAGAGACAGAAGAGCTCTTCAGCCTGACGTTATATATTATCCTGACCTTCTGCCACCACCAAGCTACGTTGATAATCCAATCAACGCAGTGACaacaaaatttgtcaaaacaGCAACGAATAAAATGAGGTGTCCAATATTTTGCATGGCTTGGACCCCCGAAGGAAGAAGGCTTGTCACTGGTGCATCGAGTGGCGAATTCACATTATGGAATGGGCTTACTTTTAACTTTGAGACTATTCTACAG GCTCATGACAGCCCTGTACGTACAATGGTTTGGTCCCACAACGAAAGCTGGATGGTGACGGGCGACCACGCAGGCTACGTTAAGTACTGGCAGAGCAACATGAACAACGTCAAGATGTTTCAGGCGCACAAAGAGGCTATTAGAGGACTCAG TTTCAGTCCTACGGATCACAAGCTGGCCACTTGCAGTGATGACGGAACCGTCAGAATCTGGGACTTTCTGCGATGTCACGAGGAACGAATTCTCAGGG GTCACGGAGCGGATGTAAAGTGCGTTCATTGGCATCCGCAGAAGAGTCTCGTTATATCTGGAAGTAAAGATAATCAGCAGCCAGTCAAGTTGTGGGACCCGAAAACTGGGCAATCGCTAGCTACTCTACACGCGCACAAATCAACGGTGATGGATGTGAAGTGGAATGAGAATGGAAACTGGTTGGTCACAGCATCTCGAGATCATTTACTCAAGCTGTTTGATCTGCGAAATCTTAGTCAAGAAGTGCAAACCTTTAGGGGTCATAAAAAAGAAGCTTCAAGTGTTGCTTGGCATCCTAGTCATGAAGGACTTTTCTGTAGCGGTGGTAGCGACGGGGCCATACTCTTTTGGCACGTTGG CGCTGACAAAGAAGTTGGAGCGATAGAGCAAGCGCACGACAGTATAGTATGGACCTTGGCGTGGCATCCGCTTGGACACATATTATGTTCTGGAAGCAACGATCACACATCAAAGTTCTGGACGAGAAATAGACCAGGAGATTTGATGAGAGATAAATACAACCTGAACACTCTGCCTGCAGGAGCTGCAGGTGTTGATGATCATGAAGTTG CTGACGACTCACCAGTCATACCGGGTATGGGACCTGAAGATAGAATTAATGCTGACGGTGAATCCGAAGATAAAAGCGGCGGAATCCCAGGTCTTGACTTAGATCATGCGATTGACGAGGGAAAGAAATATGCCAATAAGAAAGTTCCTTATAGTAAACCGATACCCAGAAATTTCCAAGCGCAGTGGAATGAGATGGAAGCTGAAGATATCGAACAAGTCGAGGCATTGAATGCCTTCGTCAATCAGTTAATCGAAACGACACCTGGGGCTGTACCTTTGAACGAAGTTACACCCAACGCTATAATTTTATATGGGAAAATGATTCCGGTTGAGC CAGAATCAAAATTAGCTGAGGCTATTACCAAAGGAAACGATGCCATAAACAAATTAGTATTTTCCGGAGAGATAGAGGAGCTTCGCGAAGTGATCGGTTCTCCTGAAGATGTGGAAGAATCCGAAGATTTCTTACAAGATGAAGGTGAAATTGATTACTCCAAAGTTCCTGACATCGAACTTCCTGCGCCGTTGCCCAGTTCCAAATTTGCGCAGAATCCAGAATTACTGAAAACATTAAACCGTGGTGGAAAGAGAAAGTTTGATCAGTTAATTGGTTGGAGTGACGGCGGTGCGAGCGACCGAACGTCTAAAATACATCAACCTGTCTTTGGGGCTTCACTGAACGATGACTTGTCTAGTGACACAGAATCGAGATCTGGAATGGCTAACAATTCCGGCTGTGAAAGTAACTCTTTCGGAATGGGTCTAGACGAAGACTTGAGACACTTGCCAAGTGACATGCGAAGCATGGGTAGAGATGAAGATTTACGATTCGGTGGTATGGGTGGTGGGTTGGGCAGGTCGATGATGGGTAGCGATAAGGACTTAAGAAGCAGTTCGATGAACTTTGGCGATAAAGATTTCAGGCAAATGTCCATGCACAATTTCGGAATGGGAAAATCAAACATGGACAATGATATGTTTGGGGATAGGGACAGAGAAAGTAGAGACAGATCAAGATGGGACGACGAGCAGGGTGGTAGAAATCTTAACGACAACTTCAACATGGATTTCCCTGGGAATAACAATTTTGACAAGCGAGACAACATGCCGCCAAACATGGGAAACAATCACAACATGCCGCACATGGGCAACATGGGTAACCATCATAACATGCAAAATATCAATCCGAACATGAGTCATCACATGTCGAATATGGGACCCCATCCGAACATGCCGCCACACATGG GCAATTTTGGTCCCAATTTCAGACCTCCCAATGGAAACTTTGGGGGTAATCAACACTTCAGACCCAATCCTATGGCGCCCTTCGCGCCAAATTCTGGGCCACCCTTCAACAACTCGTTTATGCAAAATCAAGGCCCACCAAATATGCGTGGTCCCAATGCCGGGAACCAAGGACCACCAAACTTTGATCGCCAAGGTTTCGGTGGCCCAAATTTCCGTGGCCCGAACCCTGGCAATCAGGGACAAGGCGGATATGGTGGATACGGTGGGCCAAACAAAAACGGACCTATGCACAACATGCAAGGAAGATCCAGAGGCTCTAATGAAAACAATATCGGACGTGGTGCTTACGGGAATAGAGGCAGGGGTAGAGACAATGATCAACCACCCAGGGGTGGCAATTCTAGAAGCAGAGACAATTTTTGA
- the Wdr33 gene encoding pre-mRNA 3' end processing protein WDR33 isoform X1, producing MSVNAQFANPPPVISLPNMSVPPPIATPNLSAPPPNLTTINTTTGGYQHRFGTHRDGNRGFFKPFRPYHAPKVIAGGQDALQDEFDGKRLRKSVMRKTVDYNAAIIKTLENRVWQRDYRDRRALQPDVIYYPDLLPPPSYVDNPINAVTTKFVKTATNKMRCPIFCMAWTPEGRRLVTGASSGEFTLWNGLTFNFETILQAHDSPVRTMVWSHNESWMVTGDHAGYVKYWQSNMNNVKMFQAHKEAIRGLSFSPTDHKLATCSDDGTVRIWDFLRCHEERILRGHGADVKCVHWHPQKSLVISGSKDNQQPVKLWDPKTGQSLATLHAHKSTVMDVKWNENGNWLVTASRDHLLKLFDLRNLSQEVQTFRGHKKEASSVAWHPSHEGLFCSGGSDGAILFWHVGADKEVGAIEQAHDSIVWTLAWHPLGHILCSGSNDHTSKFWTRNRPGDLMRDKYNLNTLPAGAAGVDDHEVADDSPVIPGMGPEDRINADGESEDKSGGIPGLDLDHAIDEGKKYANKKVPYSKPIPRNFQAQWNEMEAEDIEQVEALNAFVNQLIETTPGAVPLNEVTPNAIILYGKMIPVEPESKLAEAITKGNDAINKLVFSGEIEELREVIGSPEDVEESEDFLQDEGEIDYSKVPDIELPAPLPSSKFAQNPELLKTLNRGGKRKFDQLIGWSDGGASDRTSKIHQPVFGASLNDDLSSDTESRSGMANNSGCESNSFGMGLDEDLRHLPSDMRSMGRDEDLRFGGMGGGLGRSMMGSDKDLRSSSMNFGDKDFRQMSMHNFGMGKSNMDNDMFGDRDRESRDRSRWDDEQGGRNLNDNFNMDFPGNNNFDKRDNMPPNMGNNHNMPHMGNMGNHHNMQNINPNMSHHMSNMGPHPNMPPHMGMPNKNNPNMSSHQGMQNIDNPMPHMNNSNMPNMMHHPNMSNMPPGFGPNGMPPGNFGPNFRPPNGNFGGNQHFRPNPMAPFAPNSGPPFNNSFMQNQGPPNMRGPNAGNQGPPNFDRQGFGGPNFRGPNPGNQGQGGYGGYGGPNKNGPMHNMQGRSRGSNENNIGRGAYGNRGRGRDNDQPPRGGNSRSRDNF from the exons ATGTCTGTCAATGCTCAATTCGCCAATCCACCCCCGGTGATAAGTTTACCAAACATGTCGGTTCCACCACCCATTGCAACGCCGAATTTATCTGCACCTCCTCCTAATTTAACAACTATAAATACTACGACTGGAGGTTATCAGCACAGATTTGGTACTCACAGAGATGGAAATCGTGGTTTTTTCAAACCATTTCGACCTTATCATGCCCCGAAAGTTATAGCTGGTGGTCAAGATGCGTTACAAGATGAATTCGATGGAAAGAGACTCAGGAAATCTGTGATGCGAAAGACGGTCGACTATAATGCTGCTATTATTAAAACCTTGGAG AATCGGGTTTGGCAGCGAGACTACAGAGACAGAAGAGCTCTTCAGCCTGACGTTATATATTATCCTGACCTTCTGCCACCACCAAGCTACGTTGATAATCCAATCAACGCAGTGACaacaaaatttgtcaaaacaGCAACGAATAAAATGAGGTGTCCAATATTTTGCATGGCTTGGACCCCCGAAGGAAGAAGGCTTGTCACTGGTGCATCGAGTGGCGAATTCACATTATGGAATGGGCTTACTTTTAACTTTGAGACTATTCTACAG GCTCATGACAGCCCTGTACGTACAATGGTTTGGTCCCACAACGAAAGCTGGATGGTGACGGGCGACCACGCAGGCTACGTTAAGTACTGGCAGAGCAACATGAACAACGTCAAGATGTTTCAGGCGCACAAAGAGGCTATTAGAGGACTCAG TTTCAGTCCTACGGATCACAAGCTGGCCACTTGCAGTGATGACGGAACCGTCAGAATCTGGGACTTTCTGCGATGTCACGAGGAACGAATTCTCAGGG GTCACGGAGCGGATGTAAAGTGCGTTCATTGGCATCCGCAGAAGAGTCTCGTTATATCTGGAAGTAAAGATAATCAGCAGCCAGTCAAGTTGTGGGACCCGAAAACTGGGCAATCGCTAGCTACTCTACACGCGCACAAATCAACGGTGATGGATGTGAAGTGGAATGAGAATGGAAACTGGTTGGTCACAGCATCTCGAGATCATTTACTCAAGCTGTTTGATCTGCGAAATCTTAGTCAAGAAGTGCAAACCTTTAGGGGTCATAAAAAAGAAGCTTCAAGTGTTGCTTGGCATCCTAGTCATGAAGGACTTTTCTGTAGCGGTGGTAGCGACGGGGCCATACTCTTTTGGCACGTTGG CGCTGACAAAGAAGTTGGAGCGATAGAGCAAGCGCACGACAGTATAGTATGGACCTTGGCGTGGCATCCGCTTGGACACATATTATGTTCTGGAAGCAACGATCACACATCAAAGTTCTGGACGAGAAATAGACCAGGAGATTTGATGAGAGATAAATACAACCTGAACACTCTGCCTGCAGGAGCTGCAGGTGTTGATGATCATGAAGTTG CTGACGACTCACCAGTCATACCGGGTATGGGACCTGAAGATAGAATTAATGCTGACGGTGAATCCGAAGATAAAAGCGGCGGAATCCCAGGTCTTGACTTAGATCATGCGATTGACGAGGGAAAGAAATATGCCAATAAGAAAGTTCCTTATAGTAAACCGATACCCAGAAATTTCCAAGCGCAGTGGAATGAGATGGAAGCTGAAGATATCGAACAAGTCGAGGCATTGAATGCCTTCGTCAATCAGTTAATCGAAACGACACCTGGGGCTGTACCTTTGAACGAAGTTACACCCAACGCTATAATTTTATATGGGAAAATGATTCCGGTTGAGC CAGAATCAAAATTAGCTGAGGCTATTACCAAAGGAAACGATGCCATAAACAAATTAGTATTTTCCGGAGAGATAGAGGAGCTTCGCGAAGTGATCGGTTCTCCTGAAGATGTGGAAGAATCCGAAGATTTCTTACAAGATGAAGGTGAAATTGATTACTCCAAAGTTCCTGACATCGAACTTCCTGCGCCGTTGCCCAGTTCCAAATTTGCGCAGAATCCAGAATTACTGAAAACATTAAACCGTGGTGGAAAGAGAAAGTTTGATCAGTTAATTGGTTGGAGTGACGGCGGTGCGAGCGACCGAACGTCTAAAATACATCAACCTGTCTTTGGGGCTTCACTGAACGATGACTTGTCTAGTGACACAGAATCGAGATCTGGAATGGCTAACAATTCCGGCTGTGAAAGTAACTCTTTCGGAATGGGTCTAGACGAAGACTTGAGACACTTGCCAAGTGACATGCGAAGCATGGGTAGAGATGAAGATTTACGATTCGGTGGTATGGGTGGTGGGTTGGGCAGGTCGATGATGGGTAGCGATAAGGACTTAAGAAGCAGTTCGATGAACTTTGGCGATAAAGATTTCAGGCAAATGTCCATGCACAATTTCGGAATGGGAAAATCAAACATGGACAATGATATGTTTGGGGATAGGGACAGAGAAAGTAGAGACAGATCAAGATGGGACGACGAGCAGGGTGGTAGAAATCTTAACGACAACTTCAACATGGATTTCCCTGGGAATAACAATTTTGACAAGCGAGACAACATGCCGCCAAACATGGGAAACAATCACAACATGCCGCACATGGGCAACATGGGTAACCATCATAACATGCAAAATATCAATCCGAACATGAGTCATCACATGTCGAATATGGGACCCCATCCGAACATGCCGCCACACATGGGTAtgccaaataaaaataatccaaatATGTCCTCGCATCAAGGAATGCAGAATATTGATAATCCAATGCCACATATGAATAACTCTAACATGCCAAACATGATGCATCACCCCAACATGTCTAATATGCCACCTGGGTTTGGGCCAAATGGAATGCCTCCAGGCAATTTTGGTCCCAATTTCAGACCTCCCAATGGAAACTTTGGGGGTAATCAACACTTCAGACCCAATCCTATGGCGCCCTTCGCGCCAAATTCTGGGCCACCCTTCAACAACTCGTTTATGCAAAATCAAGGCCCACCAAATATGCGTGGTCCCAATGCCGGGAACCAAGGACCACCAAACTTTGATCGCCAAGGTTTCGGTGGCCCAAATTTCCGTGGCCCGAACCCTGGCAATCAGGGACAAGGCGGATATGGTGGATACGGTGGGCCAAACAAAAACGGACCTATGCACAACATGCAAGGAAGATCCAGAGGCTCTAATGAAAACAATATCGGACGTGGTGCTTACGGGAATAGAGGCAGGGGTAGAGACAATGATCAACCACCCAGGGGTGGCAATTCTAGAAGCAGAGACAATTTTTGA